One genomic window of Luteitalea pratensis includes the following:
- a CDS encoding type II secretion system F family protein: MAVEWLMEPADTHVRLVDRRRVLMDAALRRVAERVPLEDVRIVVDSILTLRETGGNLSETFDVVANTTSSARRCRAKQVDDRPAHDAGLHQCVSCRRVC; encoded by the coding sequence GTGGCCGTCGAGTGGCTGATGGAGCCGGCGGACACGCACGTACGGCTCGTGGATCGTCGACGAGTTCTGATGGACGCCGCGTTGCGCCGCGTCGCCGAGCGTGTCCCGCTCGAGGACGTGCGGATCGTCGTCGACTCGATCCTCACCCTGCGCGAAACCGGCGGCAACCTGAGCGAGACCTTCGACGTGGTGGCCAACACCACGTCGAGCGCAAGAAGGTGTCGGGCGAAACAAGTCGATGACCGCCCAGCGCATGACGCAGGGCTTCATCAATGTGTCTCCTGCCGCCGGGTATGCTGA
- a CDS encoding FHA domain-containing protein, with product MRTRRLIVVTPEGDRELLFIGRLTIGRAPECDISLADTKISRRHAEFDASGPMPRVTDLGSRNGILVNGRKVGAADLVPGDVVTVGDASIRFEERAAEISEPEAEAPPVDDRTLVLSPLMPPVPPPVPLPLPVPLPVPPAITAPPLPPPEPIGGMPDLDLVVSTDPEKTGALPPRVKPAPVAREVLPTDASAERTTLLPPPQRAAAEAKRLADASPAVSMAVPEAVPPVVPASRPPTVPPAPPHEPPVAAVPAVAPAAAASVAGTATGVALKGPRFSWGGLVTLAAVLLGGLAVLMGALPLMSASSSTLDALSQRQARTLAGWLAAGVDPQGSTVVDPGVMEGVLAQPGVARAMVLERATGRAIAPVSLNGRAYSALPGLGETWRDLSSARVSRVDAFADAYVPAGRGAYIAWVRYERPSSDDTGLAIMVALVVTLVFAMLIALLIKRHTKAMLQHFTRQVELVVSGASPTVMQGTLMPGLERLPGVVTNLLEQRRAGGAMQAGARVPGLIDTDEPALPPVAASPIDPDPPWLEVTPSLMVAASSAHGPEVGATGWSNARGRHLLDVLDNGPVRNAVVQGLGALSMQSGAEATVPLPDGAPVAIRRESSGHVRVTLGAR from the coding sequence GTGCGCACCCGCCGCCTGATCGTCGTGACGCCCGAGGGCGACCGCGAGTTGCTGTTCATCGGTCGATTGACGATCGGCCGCGCGCCCGAGTGCGACATCAGCCTCGCCGATACGAAGATCTCGCGCCGCCACGCGGAGTTCGACGCGTCCGGACCGATGCCACGCGTCACCGATCTGGGCAGTCGCAACGGGATCCTCGTCAACGGCCGCAAGGTCGGGGCCGCCGATCTGGTACCGGGCGACGTCGTCACCGTCGGCGACGCCAGCATCCGCTTCGAGGAGCGGGCAGCCGAGATATCCGAGCCTGAGGCCGAGGCCCCGCCTGTCGACGATCGCACGTTGGTCCTGTCGCCGCTGATGCCGCCGGTGCCGCCGCCGGTGCCTCTCCCGCTGCCGGTACCGCTGCCGGTTCCGCCGGCCATCACGGCGCCCCCATTGCCGCCACCCGAACCGATCGGCGGTATGCCGGACCTCGATCTGGTCGTGAGCACCGATCCCGAGAAGACCGGCGCCCTGCCACCGCGGGTGAAGCCGGCTCCGGTCGCCCGGGAAGTATTGCCGACTGACGCGTCCGCGGAACGGACGACGCTGCTGCCGCCACCGCAGCGTGCGGCCGCGGAGGCAAAGCGGCTGGCCGACGCAAGCCCCGCAGTGTCGATGGCCGTGCCTGAGGCCGTGCCGCCAGTTGTCCCGGCCTCTCGCCCGCCCACCGTGCCGCCAGCGCCGCCTCACGAACCGCCGGTCGCAGCCGTGCCTGCGGTTGCGCCTGCGGCAGCTGCCAGTGTGGCAGGGACCGCAACCGGCGTTGCGCTGAAGGGACCCCGTTTCTCCTGGGGCGGCCTCGTGACGCTGGCCGCGGTCCTGCTGGGCGGTCTCGCGGTCCTGATGGGTGCCTTGCCGCTGATGTCGGCCTCGTCGAGCACCCTCGACGCGCTCTCGCAGCGGCAGGCGCGGACGTTGGCCGGCTGGCTCGCGGCGGGCGTCGATCCGCAGGGCAGCACGGTCGTCGATCCGGGAGTGATGGAGGGGGTGCTCGCGCAGCCCGGGGTTGCCCGGGCGATGGTGCTCGAGCGGGCGACAGGTCGCGCGATTGCACCGGTCTCCCTCAACGGGCGGGCCTACAGCGCGCTTCCTGGCCTCGGCGAGACATGGCGTGACTTGTCCTCGGCACGCGTAAGTCGCGTCGATGCCTTTGCCGATGCGTACGTGCCTGCCGGCCGGGGCGCCTACATCGCCTGGGTGCGCTACGAGCGTCCCTCGTCCGACGACACCGGCCTCGCGATCATGGTGGCGCTGGTCGTGACGCTCGTCTTCGCGATGCTGATCGCCCTGCTCATCAAGCGCCATACGAAGGCGATGCTGCAGCACTTCACGCGACAGGTGGAACTGGTCGTGTCTGGCGCGTCTCCCACGGTGATGCAGGGCACGTTGATGCCTGGCCTGGAACGCTTGCCGGGCGTGGTGACCAACCTGCTCGAACAGCGGCGCGCTGGCGGTGCGATGCAGGCTGGTGCCCGTGTGCCCGGCCTGATCGACACCGACGAACCGGCGCTGCCGCCAGTCGCCGCGTCGCCCATCGATCCGGATCCGCCGTGGCTCGAGGTGACACCCTCGCTGATGGTGGCTGCGTCGAGCGCGCACGGCCCGGAGGTGGGCGCAACGGGTTGGAGCAACGCCCGCGGCCGTCACCTGCTCGACGTGCTCGACAACGGGCCGGTTCGCAACGCTGTCGTGCAGGGGCTCGGGGCCCTGAGCATGCAGTCGGGCGCAGAGGCCACGGTGCCGTTGCCGGACGGGGCGCCGGTCGCGATCCGACGCGAGTCCTCGGGGCATGTGCGCGTGACACTGGGCGCGCGTTGA
- a CDS encoding FHA domain-containing protein yields MSSHERTPARFVLQRPDGEELVYGLDQGRSVTLGRDTGNTIVFASQFVSKRHALVSWTPRGVRIEDQDSANGITVNGLTVHAAQLSSGDMIQIGDQHLVFEVEGHASVAAPEPGWVAPGGGNKGLRLILAAVLTMLVMVGGLATIYVMFLAPAVEQATPTSTAVREDPSLPSDTKITPFDSPQAQAIEQQAIAAHDKQPVDWLYDEGQLAYKNGRLLDAYRLLNGALLRDPQHESARRLLLKVMGERELRLNSLKAAAARADEELKFEEAAQQWEAVQALTLDNEPLNARARTEAARLRQRAAQ; encoded by the coding sequence ATGTCATCCCACGAACGCACGCCCGCAAGATTCGTGCTGCAGCGCCCCGATGGCGAGGAACTGGTCTACGGGCTCGACCAGGGCCGGTCGGTCACGCTTGGCCGCGACACTGGCAACACCATCGTCTTCGCCTCGCAGTTCGTCTCGAAACGCCACGCACTCGTCTCGTGGACGCCGCGCGGCGTGCGCATCGAGGACCAGGACAGCGCCAACGGGATCACGGTCAACGGCCTCACCGTCCATGCGGCGCAGCTCTCGTCCGGCGACATGATCCAGATTGGCGACCAGCACCTGGTGTTCGAGGTCGAGGGGCACGCGAGCGTGGCTGCGCCCGAGCCTGGCTGGGTCGCACCCGGCGGCGGGAACAAGGGACTGCGCCTCATTCTCGCCGCGGTGCTGACGATGCTCGTGATGGTCGGCGGTCTTGCGACGATCTACGTGATGTTCCTGGCACCGGCAGTGGAGCAGGCGACGCCGACGAGCACGGCGGTGCGCGAGGATCCCTCGTTGCCGTCCGACACGAAGATCACGCCCTTCGATTCGCCCCAGGCGCAGGCGATCGAGCAGCAGGCGATCGCGGCGCACGACAAGCAGCCGGTCGACTGGCTGTACGACGAGGGGCAACTGGCGTACAAGAACGGTCGCCTGCTCGACGCCTACCGTCTCCTGAACGGGGCCCTGCTGCGCGACCCGCAGCACGAGTCCGCACGCCGCCTGTTGCTGAAGGTGATGGGCGAGCGAGAGCTGCGGCTGAACAGCCTGAAAGCCGCGGCCGCCCGCGCCGATGAGGAACTGAAGTTCGAGGAAGCCGCGCAACAGTGGGAAGCGGTGCAGGCACTCACGCTCGACAACGAGCCGCTGAACGCCCGGGCCCGCACCGAGGCGGCGCG